The Elgaria multicarinata webbii isolate HBS135686 ecotype San Diego chromosome 11, rElgMul1.1.pri, whole genome shotgun sequence genome segment CCCCGCCCTTTACCTGTGGCTCACCTCACTTACCGGGTCTGGACCTCAAGAGAATGTTGGAAAGGACAGAGAATTCTGCCTAAGTGTGGCTTTTCCCATCACAGGACTGTAGgggcaggagaagctgcagctggtagaATTACGCCTTCCATGCACCTCTCAAAGATACGGGAGCCTAAGGATGGAGGATTgttgtggtgggtgggttgtaaagaaagagaaagaacaagtagggaaaggaagaagctgtCTTTTAGCAAGCGAGacgatttgtccatctagtcttGACTACTCTGTTTAGCAGcctccagggccagcatcaagggtagacatggttgggcCCTTGCTGAAGACCCACGCCGAAGCAGGGGGGCAcagacaagagtcccctggagttgctcctcctcttccccgttGCATCCTGCTTATttgcctgcctcttgctctggcggcggcggcggtggtgagaaggagcagtagatgctgaaCGGCTACTTAATTTTTAATTCCTTAATCTTAATCTTCCCCCCCTTtgtccttgtgtgttgtgtctttttagattgtaagcttgcaggcaggaactgtcttgttttacttagggtgaccctatggaaaggaggacagggctcccatatctttaacggttatattgaaaaggacatttcagcaggtgtcatttgtatataaggggaacctgctgaaattccctcttcatcacaacagttaaagctgcaggtgccctgccctgttttaaatctggtcactctagaatagctcctgcagctttaactgttgtgatgaagagggaatttcaccaggttccccatatatacaaatgacacctgctgaaattcccttttctatgcaactattaaagatacaggagctctgtcctccttttcatatggtcaccctattttactaaTTGCACGTAAGCCATTCCAGGAGCCTGTGGGGTTGAGAAACAGGATAAAGATACTTCAGACAAACAAACTGGAAATTGTAGGGACTGACTGAAACTGGGCCCTTCTGCCACTCACCTATAGTTCTTCTCTGTGCCCCTTATCGCCATCCGGTCTCTCAAACCCGCCCTGTGGATTTGTTGGCAGTGGGGAAATGGGTTCCTCTCTTTCCTCTGCAGGGTTGAAGGTCAAGCAGTTCGGAGGAGCGGCTGCCGGGCTCGGCCTCACGCTGGCCACCTGCCACATCCACACCATCCACTCGCTCATCACCATCCTGGGGACATGGCTCATTATCAACATCTCGCCACGGTAAAGGAGCAcagctgggtgtgggtgggtgttgctctCACCTGGTGGGCCAGAGCAGGGAACTGTGGGAGCACTGCATTCCCATGGAATGCTGGGATGCCTCATGCAAGGAAGGATGGCATCTCTGCTATCTGGAAGAGGAATGTGGTCAGGAATGTCCTGCAGGGCATTATgggttgttggtgtttttttcaGAATCTGATGTTGCAAACTTTCTAGCTGTGaggtctaaagcaggggtggacaggagatagattgggatctactggccaatctctgggtgatttgtagtcatagaatcataggatagtagagttggaaggggcctataaggccatcaagtccgaccccctgctcaatgcaggaatccaccttaaagcgtacctgaaagatggctgtccagctgcttcttgaatgcctctagggtgggagagcccacgatctccctagcTAATTTCTCTGCAAGGGGCTCTGGATCCCAATTGTTTTATTGAAACAACTGCAAAATTGCTTTTTTCCACCTAAATTCGGCTGATGAGATGAGGAACACCTGGGGGTAACCAAGAGCGGACATTTGTTGAAAGGATTGTGAACTGAAATCaaatttcattcagttctggtactgaaaacaactcCCTAGGCGAAGGATGTGCTTACAGGCACCCTGTTCTTTAATGCTAAGGGCATGTCTtttgcagtgaaggctggtggctctgatgtcagtgtggcGGTGAACCCCCCcacccaggtttcagtcagaaccactcagcactatgcttggatagctcctttagagcgctgactggttctgactgaaacctggagcggattcacccctcactgacatcggagccaccagccttcactggtctTTTGCACTGGTTGGTGGCTTTTGTCTACctggtaaaatatatatatatatatataaccatCCAACAAGTCTGAAGTTGACCCATCTCTGGTCTAAAAGGCTAAAACGATGGAGGGCTTAAAAAAATATCTACGGACTTTCAGAGAAGGATGTATTAGCAACGAGGCTTAGAGTCAGGACTCCTGGGCCCTTCGAAAATGGGACAGAGACATGCCAGATTAGAACACTTGTCAGTGATAATGGGACATTTAGTGCAGAGATATGTGTGTGGCTGCTGAATGTTAGGCCTGTGGGCTAGATCTTGCTCTTTGGAGTTCCCAGAAGGCCAAACTCTGTTCttgtggctccacccactttccccatCCCCTGATCATTTggtgcacctccccccccccacttaaacaATTcagatgcctttcctaaggcttagtaaaGCTTTATGCTAAAATGTGTGGGTATTTTTGAGTGattagccctgccccctttcaccttcggctccgcccaccactggaatgcagcccccaagaattTATCCACACTGGAATTTAGCTGAAAGAGATTCTTCACCCCTCGAGTAGGGATTCAATGTAAGAAGTGAATCATTCATTAATAATTACAGTCTCTTTATTTATTCCCCTACACACCAGATCGTGCCACTACCTGACGCTAGCATGGACCTTCTCCTACTTGTTCTTTTTCCGCACAGTCACCTACTTTGACCTCCCGGAGCCAACACCTTTCACCAATGCTGTGCAACTTTTGCTCACTCTCAAGGTAAAAGTGCACCGTGGTCTGGATGGGTTTCAGGGGTGGGCTTCTCTGCTAGGAAACGTGTTTCCCACGATGCCTTAATCTGTGTCTCCCAGATGGTGAGCTTAGCCAACGAGGTGCAAGAATTCACTCAGGCGAAGAAACAGGAAGTGACGTCATTTGCCAAGTCTTCTGTGATTGGTGTGATCCCCAAAATGCCCGGACTGGTGGAGATACTGTGCTACAGTTATTGCTATGTGGGGCTCATGACAGGTACCTGAGTTACCTGATGGAAAGTGGCAGTCAATGGGGTAGGGTGAAATATGTCTACAAACCATAGTGCATCTTGCTTCTGGCAGCCATATTGGCTGGGTGTCTTTTTGAACCATGGTTACTATAGCTTTGGTTCCTTTTTAATGTCCATAACCTTAAACACCTATACAAAAATTGCTGACAGGAGACAGCGTGTGCCTGGCAGTTATTCCTTTCTGTTGCTGTTTCCTTTTGAAGGAAAAAAGAGTTGAGAGATGAGAACAAGGCAGTCAAATGAATGGAACATATTTCACCTTTGCCCTCTGCCCCAATTGTCATACCTGCTGtcttttttcttggttttgtgGTGTGttacgtgtgtttgtgtgtgtgcccatGCTTATACATGCCTGACCTTGAGCCCCCTGGTGCTTATCAAAAGAATTTGTTATTCTTCCTGTTGGTTACTTTTGTGTGTCTTCAGTTTGTGTACTGTAACGTTTATTGTTCTCTCCTTTTCTGGTTTGTGAGAATTGCAGAGatcgggttcggacaacacactgcAGTTCAttataggttatttaacccatgatgagccacagtgcccacaggcaccaaatTGCATATCCAACTCCCACTTGGAGGTTGTTGTGTGACCCCAGTGAGCTTggattatgcgagggttaaacaaccttcacataaccctaaaaaGGACcgggggttatgcaagggttgtttaacttcACATACACTACACTTGCCAGGTTCGCATGAAACGACAATCCCCAAGCAGGGATTACATACACATAATGGCACCTGCATGTCCCCCACACGCACtgcagcctcactgtgggttaaataacccacagcgGGCTGTCACGTTGTGCGAACAGCCCCAGAATATCcatatcaggggtgcagaactcctcTCAGCCTGAaggaagaatttcatttcagagaagctccagACATGAAGGCCAGAAACCTACAATGAAAGCAGAGGTTCCACAGGTTCCGATTGTGTCACCAGATTTTGGGGGAGGATATAGGGCTAGGCTGTTGGGCACTTGGGCACCTCCTCCTGTGCCCAAGCTACAGATATTCTTCCGTTATTATTTCCTTCCTCATTTTGGTTCTTCTGGGTCACAATCTTCTCTGTCTGCTCATAGCTCTGAATCTCATTTTGTTGTATCCAGGCCCGTTTTACCGGTACCGTACTCACCACGATTGGCTGAACCAGCCCGATTCCTCGGTCATCCCTAGCTGGCAACCGCTGATTTCTAGGTCGAAGATGATACCCATTTTTGGGGCCTTTTTCCTGGTGGTCTCTCATTACTTCCCCCTCGATTACGTCCGAAGCGATGAGTTCTACGGACGAGGATTCCCTTTCCGCCTCTTCTACATGGTCCCCATCTTCTTCGTCTTCCGCATGCGCTTCTACGTGGCTTGGCTGTGTGCAGAATGCGCCTGCATCTCTGCAGCTTTTGGCGCTTATCCTACCAGCGCCAAATCGCGATCTGGCGGGGGACCCACGGTGGAGTACGAGCCACTCAGCAAGTGAGTCAAGGAGAGGTTCCCTGTCTGGGCTGAGGTTCCATCTCCTATGCAAAGTGGGCTAGATTTAAAGAAGCAGTGATAGGGATGGGATCCACTCTGCAGATCCCGCTCGCTGGGTAATGGAATCTAAGCCTTGCAAGTATGATCAAGTTCTGGCGTTAACTTGGTAAAATGTGCATAAAGCATCTATCACCTTGGTCAATCCACCTGTACTGTTGTTTAAccctatatgcatttttgtagaaTTTTAAATTGCGTCACAAGGGGTGGGTGTTGAAAGAGGAAGGAGGGGCGGAGCTTCTGTTCTTTCTCATTAACTTCAAAATGGCTCTGGTCAAGCTGTCCTACTCGCTTGCTCAATGCAATTtgcctcctttcaccactctCCATGTGGCTACAATTTCCATACAATACCAAAATGGAATCTCCAGCATAATGCTCTCTGCAGAACTCAGCAAAAGGAATGGTTTATATGAAAAGAGGTTGTCTTTTATAGGCCATTAGCACTACACAGAAATTAGTGTGTAGCTGTTGCAGAAATTTCCCACCCCCAGGAAGTAGATTGCTATGTTTCTGTATTAGTTGAAGCTTCCAAActgccttcaagggcagccccagacATAGTACATTACAGTAGTCAGTCCTGGAAGATAAGGCATTAAGGGTGTTTTCTTTAGTTTTCCTTTCTCTTGCAAGCAGATCAGCCAATGGAGATGCATCCATCATTGCCTATGATTATGAGACAATCAAGAACATTGATCCGCATGGCACAGACTTCTGCGTCAAAGTGAAGGATGGCATGCGCTATTGGAACATGAGTGTCCAATGGTGGTTGGCACAGTACATCTACAAAAGTGCACCTGTCCGTTCTTACGTTATGAGGTGAGTAGAGTACTATGGCGGAGTGAGGTAGAAGATTTAGGGCACAAAGGAGACACTCTGTAGGGAGTAAACTGAGAAGCTTagtatggctttaaaaaggggggttggataaattcctggaggcaaaggctatcaatggctactagccctgataattgtgtgctatctccaatattcgaagcagtaagcctgtgtgcaccagctgctggggaacatatgtcctgcttgttggtccctggctgatggttggtcggccactgtgtcaacagagtgctggactagatggactcttggtctgatccagcatggcactttttatgttcttatgaaggtcACAACAGTGAAGTTCTGGGATAGATTGGATTGACAGACTATGGAGACAGTTCTTGCAGGAGGAGTGATGGGGACTGTCACGAATATGCTGATAATTATGTAGGGGAAGCCGCAGTAAGGAAGTGAGCTATGAGCCAAAAATATGATGGTGAAGTTTGAGTGGTACAGTAAAGCATTCTGGGTTagatggggagagggaagcagggaGGACTATAAAATGTGAGATGGAATGATTCACATGCagattttggttgttgttgtttttgcaaaacAGAGGCTGAATAGTTAGCAGGCTCCCCTGatctagcaccctccagatgtgtgggactgcaactcccgtgattctcagtcagcatggccaatggctgggcatcatgggaattgcagtccaacacatctggagggtgccaggttgggggaggctaagCTAAAAACAGGAGGAATTGAGTGCTAAAAGCATGGAGGATTTGCAATTGTTAATGGATCCGTTGAAGGAAGTCACAATGCATAGCTGGAGGCTTGGCTTGTGAGATGATCAGTGAACGCTTCTGGGGCGGACTGAGAGTAGCGAAAAAACAACGGTGAAAGTGTCACATATTGGTAATTGGAAAGTGTGAGGGAAATTATGAAGGATTCTGGGAACTGTGGCAGGTTGGCCTGAGGGAAGGATTCCAGAATTGACAAGGCTTTCTCCTCAGGAGCGCCTGGACGATGCTCATCTCCGCCTACTGGCACGGAATTCATCCTGGCTACTACCTCAGCTTCCTTACCATCCCACTCTGCCTCGCCTCTGAGGGCGCAATGGAGAGCGGCTTCTTGAGACACCTCTCTTCTGCTGGCCGTCTCTGTGGCGACTGGGTGCAGTGGTTCCTGAAGATGAGGGCCTACGACTACATGTGCATGGGTTTCGTGCTGCTCACCTTTGAGGACACCGTCCGCTACTGGAACTCGATTTACTATTGCATCCATGTGGCAGCGCTGGCGTTCTTCCTGCTGGGGAAGGTGCTGGGGGCCCGGAGGGAGCGGGTCTCCCACAAAGGCAAAGAGGGAGTGATGGAGTACCCCCAGTGGCGAGACTGAGAGGGCTGAGGCAAGGTCAGCACAAGCCCCATGACATGGGCCACTTCCGTGGGCCTTGGAGGCAGGGAACGTACATGACACATGGCTATTTTTGATGTGTTTCACTATTGAAATCAGAGTTGGGGATCCAAGAAAAGGAACCGGGAGTGGTGTCTCCAAATCCCTGTTCTTCATCTGCGCCCATACTAGAGGATATGGGAATCCTCACATCGTTGCATCTCTGATAACTCACTCCACAACAGTGTATCCTCAGGGGAGAAAAGCCCAGACATCTTAACTCCTAAATCCTTCCTGTTAGATTTTCCTTCTAGCTTTCATTCTGTCCCAGAAAGCTCAGGAGGCCTGATTCCTAGCATCTCTCTACTCTTaaactttcccctctctctctctctctctctctctctctctctctctctctatatatatatatatatatatcagccatTTTACAGGGGACAAACTGGGGCTTTGCAATAAAGAACTGATCTCCATTACTTGCCTGCTT includes the following:
- the MBOAT7 gene encoding lysophospholipid acyltransferase 7 — its product is MSPDEIIYLAVLLVSIPIGFFFKKGGLKVKQFGGAAAGLGLTLATCHIHTIHSLITILGTWLIINISPRSCHYLTLAWTFSYLFFFRTVTYFDLPEPTPFTNAVQLLLTLKMVSLANEVQEFTQAKKQEVTSFAKSSVIGVIPKMPGLVEILCYSYCYVGLMTGPFYRYRTHHDWLNQPDSSVIPSWQPLISRSKMIPIFGAFFLVVSHYFPLDYVRSDEFYGRGFPFRLFYMVPIFFVFRMRFYVAWLCAECACISAAFGAYPTSAKSRSGGGPTVEYEPLSKSANGDASIIAYDYETIKNIDPHGTDFCVKVKDGMRYWNMSVQWWLAQYIYKSAPVRSYVMRSAWTMLISAYWHGIHPGYYLSFLTIPLCLASEGAMESGFLRHLSSAGRLCGDWVQWFLKMRAYDYMCMGFVLLTFEDTVRYWNSIYYCIHVAALAFFLLGKVLGARRERVSHKGKEGVMEYPQWRD